The nucleotide window CACTCTGCGGACTGCTGTTTACCCTCTCTGCCCAGGCAGGCAAGCTCGCGATCGTGATTGACGATTTCGGCTATCGCCCGACCGAAGAGAACAAAGTGCTGCAAATGCCTGCGGCCATTTCTGTGGCCGTCCTGCCAAACGCACCCCACGCGCGGGAGATGGCCACCAAAGCGCATCAGGGTGGCCACGAAGTGCTGATCCACCTGCCGATGGCGCCGCTCAGCAAACAGCCGCTGGAAAAAGACACCCTGACGCCTGAAATGAGCAGCGACGAGATCGCCCGCATTGTGCGCGAGGCCAGCGGCAAAGTGCCGTATGCCGTGGGGCTGAATAACCATATGGGCAGTAAAATGACCTCCAGCCTGTCAGGCATGCAGAAAGTGATGCAGGTGTTAAGCCACTACAACTATTACTTTCTGGATAGCATGACGATCGGCAACAGTCAGGCGGTGCCGGCGGCGCAGGGTACCCAGGTCAGGGTATTAAAACGCCGGGTATTTCTGGACGACAGTCAGAATGAAACGGCGATTCGCCAGCAGTTCAGCCGGGCGGTGAAACTGGCGCAGCGCGACGGCTATGCCATTGCCATTGGCCATCCGCATCCCACTACGGTGCGGGTTCTGCAGCAGATGCTGCCGTCACTGCCGGCGGATATTACGCTGGTGCGGCCCAGCCAGTTGCTGAACATGCCACTGCGCGCTGGCAGCGCTGCCGTGACCTCCACGCCAGTGAAGTCGCCACCACCAGGGTTCCGCGCGCCGGGTCTCTGCAAGGTGACGAAGCCGTTAGCGCCGGTGCCGCAGCAGCGGGCGGTTGAGGTGCTGACAGAAAGCCTCGCGCAAAGTCCGCTTATGCAGACGCTTAACCACTTATTCTGATCGTCCGGCGCAGTGCCGCTGCGCCGGATAACAGGCTTATCATTCCGCGTAAGGATATCGGGACAGATGACATCATCCCCTAAAAAAATTCTGCTGCTGGATACCGGACGCGAATGGGGCGGCGGGACCAACAGTATGCTGGAGTTACTGAAGCGTATTGATCGGCAACGGTTCGATATCACCTGCTGCTTTTATGAGAATTATGCCCGCGGCAATCAGGAAACCATTGAAGCCGTATTGCAGGCTATCGCGATTCCGGTGGTGTTTCTTCCTCAGCGCCGCCAGCCGCTGTGGGCCAAGCTCAGTAAAGAGCTGGTGCGCACGCTGTTATTTTTTCATCGCGCCTGGAAAAAAGCAGCTGTCAGCCGGATTGACCGCCGGTGGCGCGTGCAGCCTAACGCGGCGGCGATCGCGGCGCTGTTACGCCAGGGCGGCTACCATACGCTGTACATGAATAATCAGCCCAGCACAAACGTGGAAGGGTATCTCGCGGCCGCAGCCACGCAGGTGGCATTAATTCAGCATTGCCGTATTGAACCCGTTCTGACGGCATCGCTGGTCAGGATGGTTAACCGGCACGCGGACGCGGTTATTGCTGTTTCCCACGGCGTGCAGCGCCGGCTGAGGGAAAGCGGCGTGGATGCCCAACGCTGCTTTACCGTATCAAACGCCATTGATATCCACCAGCCTCTGCCGGTGCGCAGCGAGGTACGCCAGCGCTTTCACTACGCTGAGGACACCTTCATTTTCGGATCCATTGGCTCGCTGATTGCGCGTAAATCGAATCATCATATCCTGCAGGCGCTGGGATTGTTTCAGCGCGCGCATCCGGAAGCCCGCTGGCAGATGATCATTGTGGGCGCCGGCCCGGAGCAGGCTGCGCTGCAACAGCTGGCGCAGAAAGAGGGGATTGCTTCCCGCGTCGTGTTCACGGGTTTTCGCAACAATGCGCTGGAGTACCTTGCCGCGTTTGACGCTTTTATTCTGGCCTCTGCCAGCGAAGGGTTGCCGCGCGTGGTGCTGGAAGCCATGCTGGTGCATACCGCGGTGATTGGTTCTGACGTGGTCGGCACGTCAGAGTTAATCGATCACAACGAAACCGGCTTACTGTTCCCTTACGGCGATGTTCAGCAGTTAAGCCAGCAGCTTGCTGTGCTGTGGCAGGATGCCGCGCTGCGACAGCGTTTAACCCGCTCGGCGGCGGCCCGCGTCCGCGAGCAGTACAGCATTGAACACTATGTATCGGGCGTCGAAGCCCTTCTGGAAAAAATGACCGAGAGAAAACAGCATGTTTGAATTCTTAAATAAACACCGACGCCATATTCTCTCACGCCATAACATTCCTGCGACGCAGCCGGACACGCAGGGAAACATTGCCGTCAGTTCCGTGGTGATCCCCTGCACCGGCGCGGATTATATTGAAGAAGCTGTCCTGAGCGCCCGCTTTGCCAGTCGCTGTGCGGACAGCATTAAAGAGATTGTGATTGTCAGCGATCAGCCGCTGTCGGCATTCCCGACCCTGCCGGAAAGAGTCCGGGTAGTGACGCTGGATGTGCCATCGCGCGAAGCCTCTTACCGCTATAAGCAAATTTATCGCAGCCGGCTGATCAAACTGCAGGCGCCGTTACAGGCCACGGGGGACGGGATTCTGATGATCGATTCCGACCTCAACCTGCTGCAAACGCCACAGATCGCCATGCGTGAGCATCATCTCTACAGCAGCTTCCGTCAGGGCAAAATGATTGCCAAACTGGCCGATGCGCCGGCGGAACATATACCGGCCTATTACAAAACGACCATCAGACCTTACCTGCAGGATCACGTTAATGGCGCCTACCTCGCGGCATCGCGCCGCACCTGGCAGCGCATCTGCCCGCTCTGGCTGACGCTGTTCAACGATACCTGGGAATTAATGAACGACAACCAGCCGCCGACGGACCAGCTACCGCTGGCCGCCCTGATCGATTTGCTGGATCTGCGTACGGTCAATCTGGGTGAATGGGCAAACTGGCCGGTATCCAAACGCATCGGCGGCCAGTCTGCGGTGATCCCTGCTGAAGTCGTCGGGGCGCACGGCGGCTTTCCGCTGAGCGAATGGCAAAAGTATCTGCAGGACCCTGCACAACCGCTTAGCTTCAAAGGCCAGGATTACACGCGCAAGGTGCGCTACCTGACCGATGCCGAAAAACAGCAATCCTGAAGCCGGCCGGCCTGCGGGCCGGCTTGCCGCTTAATCCCAGCTCAGCACGACTTTCCCGGAGCGGCCGGAGCGCATCTCATCAAAGCCCTGCTGGAAGTCATCAATCGCGAAGCGGTGCGTGATAATGGGGCTCAGGTCAAGGCCGGACTGAATCAGGGCGGCCATTTTGTACCAGGTTTCAAACATTTCCCGGCCGTAAATACCCTTGATAAACAATCCTTTAAAAATAACCTGGTTCCAGTCAATCGCCATCTCGCCCGGTGGGATTCCCAGCAGCGCGATGCGTCCGCCGTGGTTCATGGTTTCCAGCATAGTGCGGAAGGCCGCCGGGGCACCGGACATCTCCAGCCCGACGTCAAAGCCTTCGGTCATGCCCAGTTCAGCCATGACGTCACGCAGATTTTCCTGCGCCACGTTTACCGCGCGCGTTACGCCCATTTCCCGCGCCAGGTTGAGGCGGTAGTCGTTAACATCGGTAATGACCACATGACGCGCACCAACGTGGCGGCACACGGCGGCCGCCATAATGCCGATTGGGCCTGCGCCGGCGATCAGTACATCTTCCCCCACCACATCAAATGACAGCGCGGTGTGTACCGCATTGCCGAACGGGTCAAAGATGGCGGCCAGCTCATCAGAGATGTTGTCCGGAATTTTGAACGCGTTGTAGGCCGGAATCACCAGGTACTCCGCGAAACAGCCCTGCCGGTTAACACCCACGCCCACCGTGTTGCGACACAGATGCGTGCGTCCGGCGCGGCAGTTACGGCAATGCCCGCAGGTGATATGACCTTCACCGGAAACGCGGTCACCCGGTGCAAAACCTTTAACTTCCTGGCCGATACCCACCACTTCGCCCACATATTCATGGCCGGTAATCATCGGCACCGGAATGGTTTTGCGCGACCAGTCGTCCCAGTTATAGATATGCACGTCGGTACCGCAGATTGCGGTTTTGCGGATTTTAATCAGCAGGTCATTGTGACCCGGCTGCGGAATCGGTGCATCGTGCACCATCCAGATCCCCTCTTCCGCTTTTAACTTCGCGAGTGCTTTCATTGCGCGGCTCCTGCGGCGATCACGCCCAGCTGTTGACCAATACGGGTAAAGGCCGCAACCGCCTGCTCCAGCTGCGCCTGAGTATGCGCCGCAGAAATCTGCGTACGAATGCGCGCCTGTCCCTGCGGCACCACCGGATAGAAAAAGCCGGTGACGTAGATGCCTTCCTGCTGCAGCAGGCTGGCAAACTGCTGCGCCACTCTGGCATCGCCGAGCATCACCGGGATAATCGCGTGATCGGCACCGGCCAGGGTGAAACCGGCAGCAGTCATTTTTTCGCGGAAGAATCGCGCGTTGTCCCACAGGCGCTGACGCAGGCCGTCGCCTTCACTGAGTAAATCGAGCACGCGCAGTGAGGCCGCGACGATCGCTGGCGCCAGCGAATTGGAAAACAGATACGGGCGTGAACGCTGACGCAGCCATTCAACCACCTCTTTTTTCGCGGCAACATAGCCGCCGGACGCGCCGCCGAGCGCTTTACCCAGCGTGCCGGTCAGAATGTCCACGCGATCCATCACACCGCAGTATTCGTGCGTTCCGCGTCCCGTTGCGCCCACAAAGCCCACTGCATGCGAATCATCCACCATCACCAGCGCGCCAAACTCTTCGGCCAGATCGCAGATGCCCTGCAGGTTGGCAATGACGCCATCCATGGAAAACACGCCGTCAGTGGCGATCAGGATATGGCGTGCCCCCTTGTCGCGGGCCTCCTGCAGCCGGGCGCGCAGTTCCTGCATATCGTTATTGGCATAGCGGTAACGCTGCGCTTTGCACAGGCGAATGCCGTCAATGATGGAGGCGTGATTAAGAGCATCCGAGATGATGGCGTCTTCTGCGCTGAGCAGGGTTTCAAACAGACCGCCATTGGCATCAAAACAGGAGGAGAACAGAATGCCGTCTTCCATGCCAAGGAAGTCCGCCAGTTTGCGCTCCAGCTGCTGATGCAGATCCTGCGTGCCGCAGATAAACCGTACCGAGGCCATGCCAAAACCGTGCGAATCCATCCCGTCTTTCGCTGCCTGAATCAGCGCCGGATGGCTGGCGAGGCCGAGATAGTTATTCGCGCAAAAATTGATGACCGGCGGGCTGCCGGCGACGTTGATCTCAGCCTGCTGCGCCGAGGTAATGGCACGTTCCTGTTTGAACAATCCGTCCTGGCGCGTTGTCTCAAGTTGCTGACGGAGTTGGGCATAAAACTGATCAGACATGATTCTGCTCCTCAGATAGCAAATCTTTGGCACATATTACTGATCAAAACGCGGGTGAACGACATTTCCGCCAGACAAATCTCCGTTTTGCAGCATAGTTCACGCAGCGGACAGGATTTGTGCAGCGCTTTCAGCGTCATCTGGCTGTCTGCCTCTGACTGAGATGTTATGATGTGGGGTATTCGTGCGTGAAACTTCCCGTTTCACCTCCAACTGTTTAAAGGCTAAGCATATGATTATCGTAACCGGTGGCGCTGGCATGATTGGCAGCAACATTGTTAAAGCGCTGAACGACCGCGGTCATACCGATATTCTGGTGGTGGATAATCTGAAAGATGGCACCAAATTCGTGAACCTGGCGGATCTGGACATCGCAGACTACATGGATAAAGAGGAGTTCCTCACGTACATCATGTCCGGTGAGGATCTCGGCCCGATTGAAGCCGTCTTCCATGAAGGCGCCTGCTCAGCCACCACCGAGTGGGATGGCAAGTACATGATGGATAACAACTATCAGTACTCCAAAGATCTGCTGCACTTCTGCCTGGAGCGTGAAATTCCGTTCCTGTATGCCTCGTCAGCGGCAACCTATGGCGGACGCAACGAAAACTTCATTGAAGAGCGTCAGTATGAGCAGCCACTGAACGTCTACGGCTACTCGAAAATGCTGTTTGACCACTATGTCCGTCAGATCCTGCCGGAAGCAGATTCGCCGGTGTGTGGCTTCCGTTACTTCAACGTCTATGGCCCGCGTGAAGGACACAAAGGCAGCATGGCAAGCGTTGCCTTCCACCTGAATACGCAGATCAGCAGCGGCGAAAACCCGAAACTGTTTGAAGGCAGTGACACCTTCCGTCGCGACTTTATCCACGTTGATGACGTAGTGGCAGTCAATCTTTGGTGCTGGGAAAACGGTGTGTCCGGAATCTTTAACTGCGGCACGGGCCGCGCCGAATCCTTCCAGGAAGTGGCGGATGCCGTGCTGAAATTCCATCAGAAAGGCCAGATCGAATACATCCCGTTCCCGGATAAGCTGAAAGGGCGTTATCAGGCCTTCACGCAGGCTGACCTGACTAAGCTGCGTGCCGCCGGCTATGACAAGCCGTTCAAAACCGTGGCACAGGGCGTGAGCGAATACATGGCCTGGCTGAACCGCAACGTATAAGGGAACCCGCCCCGGCAATGAAAATTCTGGTTATTGGCCCTTCCTGGGTCGGCGATATGATGATGTCGCAAAGTCTCTATCGCACCCTCAGGGCCGAACATCCTGACGCGGTGATTGACGTCATGGCACCGGCCTGGTGCCGTCCGTTGCTGTCGCGCATGCCGGAAGTGAATCAGGCGCTGGCCATGCCGCTGGGCCATGGCGCGCTGGCGCTGGGTGAGCGGCGTCGGCTGGGACACGCGCTGCGGGCCAGCGGGTACGATCGCGCTTACGTGCTCCCTAACTCATTTAAATCAGCGCTGGTGCCGTTTTTCGCCGGCATTAAACGCCGCACCGGCTGGCGCGGCGAAATGCGTTACGGCGTGCTCAACGATGTGCGCGTGCTGGATAAAGCGGCGTTTCCGCTGATGGTCGAACGCTACGTGGCGCTGGCTTATGACCAGCCGGTACGCTCGGCGCAGCAGCTGCCGCAGCCGCTGTTATGGCCGCAGCTGCGTGTTGATGAAGAAGAGAAACGCATGACCGCGGCACAGTTCGCGCTGGCCGCCGGACGTCCGATTATCGGCTTCTGCCCGGGCGCAGAGTTCGGCCCGGCCAAACGCTGGCCGCACTACCATTACGCAGCGCTGGCCGAGCAGCTGATCGCCGAAGGCTATCAGGTTGTGCTGTTCGGTTCCGCGAAAGATCGCGAAACCGGCGACGCCATTGTGCACAGCCTGTCCGAAACGGCGCAGGCGCACTGTAAAAATCTGGCCGGCGATACCCAGCTGGAGCAGGCGGTAATCCTGATTGCCCACTGCGCCGCGGTGGTCAGCAATGATTCAGGCCTGATGCACATTGCCGCCGCGCTTAATCGTCCGCTGGTGGCGCTGTATGGCCCGAGCAGCCCTGATTTCACGCCGCCGCTGTCCCATCAGGCACGCATCATCCGCCTGATCACCGGTTACCATAAAGTACGTAAAGGTGATGCGGCAGAAGGCTATCACCAGAGTCTGATCGACATTCAACCCGCCCGCGTTTATCAGGAGCTTAGCGCTCTGCTGCAGCCGGTGCAGGAGTAATCATGCACGTTCTTATTGTGAAAACCTCCTCAATGGGCGACGTGCTCCACACCTTACCGGCCCTGACCGACGCCATGCAGGCCCTGCCGGGCATCCGTTTTGACTGGGTGGTGGAAGAGAACTTCGCGCAGATCCCAGGCTGGCATCCGGCCGTCGACAAGGTGTTGCCGGTGGCTATCCGCCGCTGGCGTAAACACTGGTTTGGCAGCCAGCAGCGCGAAGAGCGCGTCCGTTTCAAGCGCGAACTGCAGTCGCGCCAGTATGACATGGTGATTGATGCGCAGGGGCTGATCAAAAGCGCGGCGCTGGTTACGCGACTGGCAAAAGGCGAGAAGCATGGTCTGGATAGCCGCAGCGCCCGCGAACCCTTTGCCAGCTGGTGGTATGACAAACGCCATGAAATCAGCAAGCAGCAGCATGCGGTAGAGCGCACGCGGGAACTGTTTGCCCGCAGCCTCGGTTACGAAAAACCCGCCGCTCAGGGCGATTACGCCATTGCGCGTCATTTTCTCGCGTCCCTGCCTGCGGATACGGTTCCCTACCTGGTGTTTCTGCATGCCACCACGCGTGATAATAAACACTGGCCGGAGACGCACTGGCGTGAACTGATTGGGCTGATGCAGGCACGCGGGCTGCGGATTAAGCTGCCGTGGGGCGCTGAGCACGAACACCAGCGCGCTCAGCGTCTGGCGCAGGGGTTTGACTTTGTGGACGTGCTGCCGAAACTGACGCTGGAGCAGGTGGCACAACAGCTGGCGGGCGCGCGTGCCGTGGTGTCGGTTGATACCGGATTAAGCCACCTGGCCGCGGCGCTGGACCGCCCCAATATCACGCTGTTTGGCCCGACCGATCCCGGCCTGATTGGCGGATACGGACAGAACCAGCACGCGTTACGGCCTGAGCAGGGCGACAGCATGGCGGATATTCAGCCTGAACGCGTCGTGGCCCTGCTGGACGACATTATCCCTTAACGGTCGCGGCCTGACGTGGCCGCATTGCCTGCTGCCGTTGTGCGTATTCGGTTAATGTCATGCCCTGCGTACGCGTCTGCAGCCAGCTAAACAGCCCTTCCAGATCCTCATACAGGCGCTCAATATCGGCGTCTGTTTTGAACGTCGGGCTGCCATCCGGCATAAATTCTGACGAATGCAGCATAAATTCCACGTAGTCATTGCCCTGGCCGAGCGTCTGTTCAACCACCTTTTTCATCTGCGCCAGATTGCCGCCAACCGGACGCAGCCAGTTCACCGACGGACCACGCTGTTTACCGCGCAGACTGTTCCAGATTTTTTTCAGCTGGCTGGTGAAGGGACCATAGCGGTACTGGATGCTCATCGGCAACTCCAGCAGCGGGCTGTCGCCGGCTCGGGAGATATCGTGAATATCCAGAAAATAGGCATGATCCGGGAAGTGGGTGTAATCCGTACCGCCTGTGCCCTGCGGCGCGCCGGCGGCATTGCGCCAGCTGACGCGCGGCGTCACTGAACAATCCACCTGATAGCCGTTATCGATCAACGCCTGCGCATAGATTTCGTTAAATGCCCAGCGCCCGGCGCGGTGACTGGTCATTTTCTGCTGAAACGCCTGCTCCAGCAGATCGGTCATGCGCGCAACTTTATCGCGCAGGACCGGCTTCGGATACTCGATCAGATAGGGCTGATAGCGCCATTCATCGTCGGTAAGCGCATACTCAGGCGGGCTGTACCAGGCGTGCAGATGCATGCCAATCTCGCCCTGACCGCGCATCAGTAAATCCCGGCCAAATTCCACATAGGCGGGATCGCTCACCATCTCATAATTTGTCAGCCAGGTCGGTTTGAAACCGTACTTTTCGCACAGTGCCTGAAAACGCGGCAAATAGCGGACATTATGCGTGGTCACATGGCCGCTGCGGTTACGCCACAGATTGTCCCCTTCTGTATCCAGGGTAATTAAAAAAGCAGGTTTTTCCATTATTCATCCGGTCACACGGGGTCGCGTTAGCGCTATGGTACGCAACGCGCCTGACAGGCACAACTTTCAGCCCAGGCGCGCACGGTGAGTCGTTCGCGGTATAGCGTCAGTTAAACTAAAATAGATTACACTCATCTCTGATCAGACAAGCGCAAATAAACACGCGGCTTTGCGCTTTTATTTCGTTGACGGCTAATCAATAATTAATTGAATAATCTTATTTTAAATCCTGATGATGCCAGGAATGATAGCAGGTAAGTCTTACCGCAGACTGACCACCAGGGGTAAATAACTTGTCCAGACGCATTTTGATGGTGATTGATGGCCTGCCGGGTGGCGGCGCTGAGAAAGTGGTCCTGACGCTGGCTGAAGGCTTTATCAGCCAGGGCCATCAGGTCTCGATCTTTTCGCTGCGTAAAGTCTGTGATTACCCGATTCCGGCCGGCGTGGATTATCAGGTCATTCTCGATCGCTGTTCGGCACCGTGGCGCAAGCTGACGGAGACGATGCGCCGTGCGCGTCTGCTGGACGCCGCTGTGCGTCAGAGCGAAGCGCGTCAGGGTCGGTTCGACCTTGTGCTGTCCCATCTGCATAAAACCGATCGGATTGTCCGGCAGACGCGGTCACTGGACGATCACCGCACCTGGTTTTGCCTGCACGGTGTATTTTCTGCCTCTTATCTGGCGCGCAAACGCGGCTTTTCGCTCTGGCTGAAGCGTCTGAAAATCCGCCATGTTTATCAGCGCCGTCAGATCGTTGGCGTGTCTCAGTATGTGATTGATGACATGGTCCAGCAGGTGGGTGTGCAACCGCTGCGTACAAAGGTGATCCCCAATCCCTTTGATTTTACCCGTATCCACCAGCTGGCGGCCGAGCCCTGTTCGCTGGCTGGCAGCGATTATCTGCTGCACGTCGGACGCTTTCACGAAACCAAACGGCACGATCGCCTGCTGGAAGCTTACGCGCGGAGCGGCATCAGCGCACCGCTGGTGCTGGTGGGTCAGGGAAGTGAAAAGGCGACGCAAAAATTGCGTGAGCGCGCCAGCAAATTAGGCATCGCAGACCGGGTGCGTTTTGAAGGCTTTCACTGCAATCCTTATCCGTGGATCCGCCATGCGCGCCTGCTTATCGTCAGCTCTGACAGCGAAGGATTCGGCAACGTGCTCATCGAAGCCCTGAGCTGCGGCACGCCAGTGGTTAGTACCAACTGCCCTGGCGGCCCGCGCACGATTCTGAGCGGCGATCTGGCGCGCGGCCTGGCGGAAATGAATGCCGCTTCGCTGGCGGCGAAAATGCAGGAAATCTATGCCCGCCCGCCTGAGTTGCACGATCTGGACTTAAGCATTTATAGTTTGAGCGTTATTTGCCAGCAATACCTGCAGTTACCTCAGGTTGCAGAAGCCTCCTTCTTAACGGCACAACACGTTTCAGATTAACAGGTCTCCCGATATCGGTGTGACCGAATCACAGGGACCGATCATTGACGTATGTAATGCTTTTTATCCTGTTTTCCCCGGTGAAATGGGTCATGAAGTTTTTCCATGGCCGCACGGGGAAAAACCTGGTGATCCAGACCGCCAAAATCGGCGATTTCATTAATATCACGCCGCTGCTCGCCCATCTGGGCAAGAGCGATGCGCTGCTGAGCTACAGCGTGGCTCCGCTGGCCACACGTGATGCCTCCCTGGAACATATCTGGTATATCGAAGACCACCGCTCCGGGCTGATGAAAAAGCTCAGACTGGTGTGGCAGCTGCTCAACCGTTACGACAATATCTATCTGCTGCATCCTACCAATCTCAACCTGTTCATTGCCGCCTGCTGCAACGCCAGCAACAAACAGTTTCTGTCCAGCTACCGGCGTAAAGGGTATCAGGGGCTGTTTTATCTCACTGCCAGCGGCGTGGTGCAGCATGAAAAGAACACCTTAACGCTGGAAAACTATCTGAAGCTGGCGGACCGTTCGTTCACTAAAGAGAGCTATCCCAAGCATGCCACCCTGCCCCTGTGGCAGCCGGAGACGCTGCCGCCGGAGATCTTCCAGCACCCGGGTCTCCGCATCGGTATCAGCGTGACAGCCGGTAATCAGGCAAAAACCATTCCGCCGGCCATCTGGAAACGGCTGTTTGATCACCTGGACGACCTGCCCTGCACCTTTTTTGCCTTCGGCGCACCGAATGAACAATCCCGGGTGCAGGAGTTAATTAAGATGACGGGCCAGCGCGACAATCTGGTGAGCCTGGTGGGGAAAATTCCGCTGGAAGCGCTGCCCGCTGCGATAGCGGAAATGGATTTCTATATCGCGTCAGATTCCGGGAACGTCTATATTGCGGATGCACAGCAGGTTCCGGTGATACTGATTTATGGTCCCTGCTGCGTTGAGGAGCAAAGGCCATTGGGCGATGTGCTGCTGATTGGGCCTAATCATATTGCCCCCTCCTCTTTTGTCTTTGCTGCTCAGTACAAGTTTGCTCATCCGGTTGAACAGCTGTTTGAACTGGATCAGCGCAAGCTCGATGATATTCATGATTTTATTCGCGCCCGGCAGCAGCAGCGGCTGGCACGACGGAACAACGAATCCTTACCATGACACTGCAGTCCGATAGCGCTTCACCTTTACTCAGCCTGATTATTCCCATGTTTAATGCCGGCGATGATTTCACCGCCTGCATAGAGGCGCTGCTGGCGCAAACCCTGACCTCTCTGGAAATCATCATCGTGGATGACGGTTCCACCGACGGCTCCGGGGCCCGCGCCGATGCCGTCGCGCAGCAGCACCCGCACGTGAAGGTGATTCATCAGGCGAATGGCGGTGTCTCACGCGCGCGTAACGCCGGGCTGCAGATAGCGCGGGGCAAATATGTCAGCTTCCCGGATGCCGATGACACCATGAAACCGGCGATGTATCAGACGCTGGTAGAGATGGCTGAGCGCGACGATCTTGACGCCGCGCAGTGCAACGCCGAGTGGTTCTTTAAGGCCAGCCAGACCATTAAACCGCTGATTCCGCTGGACCGGCTCACCAGCACTGGCGTGCTGAGCGGTCCGGAATGGCTTAACACCGCGCTGAAAACCCGGCGTTATATGCACGTCGTCTGGCTGGGCATCTACCGTCGCGCCTTGATTGAACAGCTGGGTCTGTTGTTTGAGCCTGGCCTGCATCATCAGGACATTCCCTGGACCACCGAATTTATGCTGAACGCCCGCCGCGTGCGCTATACCGATGCCGTGCTGTACCGCTATTACATGCATGACGCGTCGATCAGCAATCGCAAACGCACCGGCCAGCGCAACGTTGAGTATCAGCGTCACTACCTGAAAATTGCGCGTATGCTGGAGGAGATTAACCAGCGTTACCGCCATCAGGTAACAATCTATCCGTCGTTTCACTATCAGGTAACGCGGGAAGCGCTGAGTGTCTGCCACTCAATTCGTCGGGAACCCGAAGCAGACGCGCGTCAGGCGATGATTGCCGACCTGTTTGAAAGTGGCACCCACAAGCGCATGTTGCGCAACGCGCGGGGCGTACGCCAGTGGTATCAGCTGCTGTTGTGGCTCAGCCGGATTTATCGCTGGCGCAACAAATAAGCACCAGGCCTGGCTTTAACCCCTTCCGGGTTTGCCCTACAATCAGCTCACTGAATTCTGAGATGATTTGAGTATGGCAAGCCCGATTCCAGCCCAGTTCGCACCGCAAAATATTCTGCTGATCAAGCTGCGCCACCATGGCGATATGCTGCTGACCACGCCCGCCATTAACGCCCTGCGCGCCCGTTACCCGCAGGCCAACATCGACGTGCTGCTGTATAAAGAAACCCGCCCGATGCTGGAAGCGCACCCGGCTATTCGGCAGTTGCACATCATTGACCGCAACTGGAAAAAAGCGGGCGGCTGGCAGAAGTTTCGTCATGAGCTGGCACTGGTCACCGCAGTGCGCGCCTGCCATTACGATGTAGTGATTAACCTGGCCGACCAGTGGCGCAGTGCCATTATCACCGGCTTATCGGGTGCGCCGGTACGCATCGGTTTTGCCTTCAATAAACGCAATAACGCCTTCTGGCGCGCCTGCCATAACTACCGCGTTTCTACGGCACAGCATGGGCAGCTGCATACCGTGGAGCAAAACATGGCCGCGCTGCAGCCGCTGGGCATAGCGGCGGCGGGGGCCAGAGCGTCGATGCATTTCAGCGCCGCCGACCAGCAGAAAGTGCAGCAGATGTTAACCGCAGCGCACGTCAACGGCCCGTTTGTCGTCGTGCAGCCAACGTCGCGCTGGGTGTTCAAGTGCTGGGAAGATGAGAAAGTGGCGCAGCTGATAGAAGCCCTGACGGCAGACGGTCGTACCGTGGTGCTGACCGCCGCGCCCGATCAGAAAGAGCTGGCGATGATCAGCCATATCCAGTCGCTGTGCCGCAGCCAGAATGTGGTGTCGCTGGCCGG belongs to Candidatus Pantoea soli and includes:
- a CDS encoding glycosyltransferase family 9 protein, encoding MTYVMLFILFSPVKWVMKFFHGRTGKNLVIQTAKIGDFINITPLLAHLGKSDALLSYSVAPLATRDASLEHIWYIEDHRSGLMKKLRLVWQLLNRYDNIYLLHPTNLNLFIAACCNASNKQFLSSYRRKGYQGLFYLTASGVVQHEKNTLTLENYLKLADRSFTKESYPKHATLPLWQPETLPPEIFQHPGLRIGISVTAGNQAKTIPPAIWKRLFDHLDDLPCTFFAFGAPNEQSRVQELIKMTGQRDNLVSLVGKIPLEALPAAIAEMDFYIASDSGNVYIADAQQVPVILIYGPCCVEEQRPLGDVLLIGPNHIAPSSFVFAAQYKFAHPVEQLFELDQRKLDDIHDFIRARQQQRLARRNNESLP
- a CDS encoding glycosyltransferase; the encoded protein is MFNAGDDFTACIEALLAQTLTSLEIIIVDDGSTDGSGARADAVAQQHPHVKVIHQANGGVSRARNAGLQIARGKYVSFPDADDTMKPAMYQTLVEMAERDDLDAAQCNAEWFFKASQTIKPLIPLDRLTSTGVLSGPEWLNTALKTRRYMHVVWLGIYRRALIEQLGLLFEPGLHHQDIPWTTEFMLNARRVRYTDAVLYRYYMHDASISNRKRTGQRNVEYQRHYLKIARMLEEINQRYRHQVTIYPSFHYQVTREALSVCHSIRREPEADARQAMIADLFESGTHKRMLRNARGVRQWYQLLLWLSRIYRWRNK
- the rfaQ gene encoding putative lipopolysaccharide heptosyltransferase III, yielding MASPIPAQFAPQNILLIKLRHHGDMLLTTPAINALRARYPQANIDVLLYKETRPMLEAHPAIRQLHIIDRNWKKAGGWQKFRHELALVTAVRACHYDVVINLADQWRSAIITGLSGAPVRIGFAFNKRNNAFWRACHNYRVSTAQHGQLHTVEQNMAALQPLGIAAAGARASMHFSAADQQKVQQMLTAAHVNGPFVVVQPTSRWVFKCWEDEKVAQLIEALTADGRTVVLTAAPDQKELAMISHIQSLCRSQNVVSLAGELSLPQLAALIDAARLFIGVDSAPMHMAAALETPCLALFGPTKLQHWRPWGENNRVIWAGDYAPLPSPDSIDTKTEQRYLSAIPVADVIAAARNFLHD